The Mytilus galloprovincialis chromosome 3, xbMytGall1.hap1.1, whole genome shotgun sequence genomic interval CATAGCTATTGAAACAGTTGATAATCAAAGAATAGAAATAGAAGTAAtagattttatgtgcatcgaattagtaatcaaatgatttaccatagtttcactttcattgttgacattctttttctttaaataaccagtacacgtacaatgcatgcattgtcaatctctagctaggggttaaattgaagttcacatgaatacggatttaaagaggttgagtgaataactaattatcaatgtttcttagcgttatttgacaaaattgaaccattattgattgaacaaaaaaaatcaaactttagattttttatatatctcgtagctagtgcccctttaaaatctGGATCAATGATTTATGTTCATTCATACATGTATGAAAGCACTATTGTTAAAAATATAGGGTATCACAAACCTGGTGCTgtatattttagataaaataacatatacattAAAAGGTAATTCATATATATCTAGATCATACATTTATGTCATGAAAGTAAAACATGAAACAAAACCCAGCTACCAACAGGATGACTACTTATAATTactgaaacaaacaaataaaagaccTACATACAACAATGTACAATGaacacatgtacaaatgtacattatTTGGAAAGCTTGATATTACATCATGGCAAGAACTTCTATCCTAGTTGCGATTTCAGTTTATTATTGTTCTACTTGATCTAAATTTTCCTTGTAGCACAAAAAGCATTATTAGTGTATGGATATGCTGACTCAAATGCAAAGACTACAAAAATTACCCTGGGTAGAGGCATGAAAGTGGAAGAAATGACAGGCAAAGATTTATTTGACAAGTACAGTAAAAAAGGAGAGCAAGAAGAAAAGTAAGTTAAAGATGCATAATTCACATGTATCAgtaaaataaagaagatgtggtaggattgacAATGACATAACTCTCAAATTGAGACAAAAATTAAAAGACCCAGAAATTAGCAACCATAGGTCATGGTATGGCTTACACAATGAGCAGAACCCATACCATATCATGCATATTGAAAGCTAAAAATGGCTGcataatgaaaaatttaaaacgagAAAATTAATTGCCTGATTTATGTAAATGTATCAAACaagaaacgaaaaaacaaattttatatgaaattcaGTAGCacatgacaaccactgaatcactgCCTTGAAACAGACACTTAAAGAAAGTGgcaggtttaaacatgttagcaggtgTCAAACCCGTCCCAtttctacatgtataatatagAACTTTCATAATAAGCTTAAATTGCTTACAAGTGTAAAACTGTATTTTCAATTGTTGGGATGTTTAAAATTGTTGTGTCATCATACttataatatgtataaaaagATATGGTGTCAGaacaaaaagttaaatattcaaggttaaaaaaatagaacaaaattatagcacttatttcaaatataacaaATTTTTGGTAAATACACATTAATGAATGGCTATTGATTTTACCACACTTTTTTCTCATGGTATGGTAAATACATGgtacttattatttttttcatattcaggaatttcttaaataaaatagtatgtgacaaagtaaaaaaaaaaaccatctcactgtacatgtaacaGTTTATGTAAATGGAAAAGATTTTTCAAGATCACTTTGTTAATgaagtataatttaattttagaagtaacttgtcttctgattggctgatgttattttgttatcagcccatagacataatatAGTCATGTGACGGTGACGTcgtcaacgtttttttcatggttttctacggtttaaaatggaattaagaattaaattataagaaatgactcaggcctggggccattacattgcaatgtaatgcattacattacaattactttgtgattcttccattacaattacaattacaattacattttttctcacatgtaatgcattacattacaattactttgcctgtgtaatgcattacattacacattactttttcaatataaaaacaaaaagcatttcaaaaacagaggtatatgtacatatgtatacaGTGTTAGGGACATAGACTTCAAATGCTTAATATGTCCATTGCACTTTATCATCATAAGTGGTTTAAATGTGATGCCATTAAGAGAACAGCGatcagttctgtacacctttcCAGCAATACTTAAAAGCCTTTCTACAGGAGCTTATGTGTGGGAAATGACTAAATACTTGATAGCTGTATTAAGCAAAGAAGAAAGGCACACTGAATTTGACTTCCATTATTCCAGtgcattgattgaaatttcttcacatgGCTCAGACAAGTAGATGTCAACATCATGTACTGCACCGTATCTGTGTCTATACCCTTTGATTGAGTAGTAGGAGGCATGAaactgaaaaagtcacttttaagtttcttaggtggtggtaaaaaataaataaattatcatataattttgtttctaacattgatcacttaatcattaagacatcattaaGGATTTCAAAAggatataataaatgtgtcattaaaggattatcttGTGAAAAGTCTAAGGGTTCTGTGAGGACAAACATAAGTTgagaagatttgattgcaataaaaacattgtgatattaattaggtgaaataacaacacagacaggacccaaaccacagtttggtttaaaaatgttgttttgatatattcaatatttcattgaaatacatgtaaggtgtgtatagaattatgaaattttcatcttcatatttttttcattgatctatatagttttgtttgataattttttttataagatttttcaaagACCACCTAACACCAAAATATTCCCATATCAtgttaaacaaatatcagaaaccaagatcaaagacttgatattttttaccattttatatttcttaccttaatgtgtgttttaaagattgatgtaatttatttaatacactaattaactgtgacaaaaattttattccaaactttcttttgtttttgtttttgttaatattttatttttattatacaatattcttcaattttatctattttaccaatttgtaatgaaaagtaatgtactgtaatggaggcattacatcaatttttaactaaagtaatcattacattacatgtatttgtaatgcagaaaatgtgcattacaaattactttgcattacatccaaaaaaagtaatattacaatgcattacaattacaaattaccattaccccaggcctgaaatgactataatattttttctgtctatgaagaaataacataaaaaacgtggtgcacactgttaaatagacagaaaaaatattacagtcattccttaaatatactTTGCTATTTATGCTTTCAAATTGCATTGAGGGATAATCATTTGTGTTATACAGAAACTTACTGTACAGTGTTTCCCCCAGATACTTCATCTAACATCCtgtaaacaagtaaattttaaatACCATCTTGTTACTAAAAATTATACCATCACATACATAATGTAATGTATAAGAAAACCAATTCAAGAAATATTATCATCACATTACCTTGATGCTACTTGATGCTAAAAGGCCCCATGGAGAACACTGACTGTATATTGCCTTGTTTATGACATTGACAGTGCGTTTCTGTAGAGTTTTATATATGACGTCATTAAAAGTGTATGTTTGCGAAATTTTTATGTTGCTCCTCCAATTTAAAAATTGTTGCTTTTTACCCCAAATATTTCATTTGGAACAGTGGTAGAAGTTGCagtatatataaagaataatcatgaatttgtttcaaagtctgaattttattttacttGACTGAAAACAGGATAGAAAAACTTGGCACAGCCTGGTTTCTAAGCCTTGTGCATGTGTACATAGttgttatatattttaatgttatttttcaggTCAGTTGAAAATGTTATTGAAGCAGATGAATGAGAAGAGGGTAGATGATTTATCAAAAGATTTTAGTGCTACTCATTACATTACTGACCACATGGTCAACTGAAATAATGGATATAATTCAGTGATTTACTATTTTGTTAATGACTATTGTTAAcagatgtgtttttgttttaaaatgaatatcatgtaataaaaaacatgtttttatttacttagTAAATTCAAAAAAAGGATTGAGTATAGCTTAAATGTCAGGATCACTGGCATAATAGTATACAATAATTACAAAAGTGGTTAGAGAACTGTGTAATGTGAGTCTTTATTACGTGACTGCTCCCAATATTTCACCACCCAACTAGCGTTGATAATAACATATCTTTTGTGGATGAATAGTTGATATAAGTAAATATAGTTACCTGACAATGTTCTGTGTATGTTAAGTAACAACAGGGATAACTTCTGAGTCAGTGTCACACTTTGATTATCCTCAACTGGTATAAAACACCTCCACAGTAGAAAAAATCTTGACAAAATTCAACCAAACATGCAAAGATTCTCTTTAGGACATAAATTTGTGCAGctgcttttaaattttttttcattttgaggtTTCCCATGCAGAAactagtccagtcaaactaagaaataacctcaaactaattgcaacagaaaatgttttaattctaatctatagcattatgccctcaatatacacagaaaaaagtcccataaaatctcaaaatcagcatttttaatttcctatgcaAATTATGGctgaaaggggagataactccacaAAAATAAGgtttttttggtcagtttttggtttattttcttgaaatttatgtaaagtatgatactttgatggggttataagttggcatttgactaaattatgtaatcttctgctcatgaaatgtacaaaaccgaaatgTTATGGGtagttgttttttttgtgtgcatttttcattgaagaaattgcaaatttgaagctttgtgaccattttgaaacaaataatgtgaaaatttggtattgtttatatctgtatattataatttttcaGCATCTCACTtctctaaagaaactttaaaccacaaaaagaagaatacatgcttaattatttttaatgaattacgaaatctagagtatagcttgataaaagatataaaaacacctgtagagttgtttgttatactctaaagaccgctaaaaattcaagaatcaatacattctgatgaatagaagtggtaaagttattatttttttatcaatttttatttatatttctgccttttttgcaagagtaacctcccttttcaatgcaaatctccataggaattttaaatggtgatttttatgtcttcctcaagtaagattttatgggacttttttctgtgtatatttggggtataatgctatggattaaactttaaaatcttctattgcaattactttcaggttagggtcaaatttctgctagattgactggactataaaCTTAGTCTTGACTCTTAACAGTTTCTGCCTTACAACATCTGTTTGTTAATCCACAACTCCTTCACAATGACATGACAGAATTCTGCCAAACCTTGGTTTTCCTTTACAATACCATGTACTTTGACTGATCCACTTCTGCTAATATTATATGTACATGGAGACAGCAGACTATTCAAGTCTGCATTGAAAAGGCTACACATCATCATACAGATTATTTTTCTGTGAGCTTTAGTAGGCTAAGAACTGATATATAAGGAGTAGTCTTGCCATCATAATAGTTATCATTGGTTGTCTTTGGCTGTTTTCTTCTCTTAGGTCAGGTtgtagtctctttgacacattccccatttccattttcaattttatgtttactttaaggtATTTATATCTATGTCACAAAACATGATCAATTAGTGAGTGTTGCTTGCTTAAAATCTagtaacaaatatttcatgtataatcAGGAAGAGAACAAACAATTTATCATCGTAACAAAAGGTAGGTTCTtcaaggattttatttttttcccaccTATATTACATTAAATTTATACAAGTGcgtataaatttaaaaatgataacttaaaaaaaagttgtgttgGAATTATTCCACAGTACTAGATCCATAGTAAATGATTTTCCCTGTCAGAtctaaaataagtcaacattattgAATTATTCCACAGTACTAGATCCAGAGTAAATGATTTTCCCTGTCCGAtctaaaataagtcaacattattgTATTTTTCATACACTTAAGTTATTGCCTTCAATAAAACTgctttttatggatttttttgggtgtttttacCTGTTTTCTAGAAAATTGTAAAGAGATGATTTCCAGAAACAAAGTGTCAAAAAATAGATCTTTCTTCCAAAGGTTATTGCTCCTATAAAGAGTTGACTTGCGATTTAAGGCATGTTCACTGATTTGTAGTTCTTCAACTTTAATGTCTGCAAAATAACAAAATGGTTTAAAAATTATTCTAGGGCTATAAGGAGACATCTGACAATTAATTCAGTGGCTGTGTTCATATTAGTTCTTGTAAGATCAATTTTGACCTAAGTCTCCCAAGAAAAATaaacagatcctgttccacatgtggtgTGAAGCACTTTGCTCATGTAAAAACCCCGTGATGTGTAGAATTCAGGAAAAAGATGGACAGGAATGTGGTTACTGCATTTGGAACATATCCCTTGTCATCTGTTAAAAGGTCAACAAACTTGAATAGGTATTTATAAAATATCATTCTTCCTAAGAAGCTCCTGTATGATGTCTGCCTCGTGTGAATAAAGGAACAACAAAAAGAGGAATAAAGTTGTTCCAATGGAAAagctgatgtttttttttgtaaagaaaattgGTAAACAAGACAAATAATTGCTCTCTAATGATGACTTTAAGTCATTATTATTGCATCTGTAGTGCGAGTGTACTAACAGTCACAGAATACATGACATTCAGAATACTACCTGATTGTGGAGTTTAGCTTTATATTCAGAGGGTTGAAGAACCAGATGCTTTATCTGTTGTATCAAGATGCCTAATGTTACAAAATTTTCATCTGTCATATGTCCAATATACTTattaacctcattttcatagttcaatgACCGCTGAAAAAATGTATATCTTTTTGTCATGTGTCTCACCTTTTATGAAGAGAAGGGTAATTGTATTTGGTATACAGATTCCTTGCAAGGTCTACATGTCGATCAGACAGGGTTCTCCTGACCCGACCTACTTTCATTGATCAATATTAGCGCTTGATACTATATAGGCAGTAGGGTAAATACCTAAATTTCACCgttttttcattgttcattgataACATTTTGTGCTTTGGTCTGCTTTTCGAATGCTAGTAAGCTATATATTTGGAGTATTGGATACTTGTAAAGTGCACATTTCTGTTTGTTTGGCTATGTTCATCATACCATCACCTCATGTTCAGTGATCAatgttaagtctgtttcttacaTACATCTATTACAAAAGTAAGAAATTGGTCAAatatatttggtgcatggaacTATTGTAAGGTGTGCATATTTGTCTGGGTTttatcatctgaccatgacctcattttcatggttcattgaaaaatgttaagttttcctggATAAGTCTGGATCTTAAATAATTAAATCTACAGCTCAGCTTAATTTAAAGATTGTAAGGTGTAGATGTCTGTCCTGTATGTACTATAAAATTGGACCTCATTTACATTTTCATTGGTTATTACATTTAAACTTCTCAAAACTGGCTGACAGTTGGACCATGGAAAACAGCCggtttgtttgaaatttaaatCTCCAAGAGCTACTGTCCTTTAATATGTGTGTTTGAGTTTAtatgttaaaatgtattttaccaACATCAAAATGTACAATTTGAACTATGAGTGCCAAATATTGCAAAATCTATCAAAATATgtttcaggggcaataactccaaaattgAATTTTCTCCTATTTTCAGGTTGATACATTCTTTATTGCAGGTCTTTTTTGCAACTAGCTCCTATAGTTTTCAAGACAAGTCAAAAACTGTGAACATCATTTCAGGGGAAATAACTTCAAACCAGGTAGAcagattttctaaaattttaaggGTAGATAGTTTGTTGTGCTGACTTCTTCCCTTTCAGTTTTTCTCCAATTGCTTTTTTTCAAGTtatatataagccaaaaattgcaGTTTGAtctgtatgttttattttcaaccaCAATAGCAAcgttatttgatttgatttttatgacCCCGCcgtagtggagggggcattaagttttacccttgtctgtctgtacgtcccaaagttggtttccattctcttactttagtttgcctcaaccaaatgtaatgaaacttatacacaatgcttattaccactaaatACAGATTAGggttgaattttggtggcatcactttaacCATTTTAGAGTTaagcccctttacaaatggaaaaattgctaaatttttcgtttccattctctaacttaagtttgcctcaaccaaatgttatgaaacttatacacaatgcttattactacaataTACAGATCAAGTTGACTTTTGGGGGCGTCACtattactgttctagagttatgcccttttcaaatggaaaacttactgaaaaatttcaaaaatatcaatcaagtaaattttttttaaattggagttatcttcctttgtccatgattttagttgaatcaactacaatcaatgcttttcaaaattttctttgaaaattggagtcatctttctttgtccagaatggtagttgaatcaactaaaaccaatgctttatacaatgcaatattcaattttactaccaactgataaattgaagcaatctttaccattcagtgcttacaagcacttgtATTACCATTCTatggttatgcccctttacaaatgtgtttctgttctcttaacttaagtttatCTCGCctaaatataatgaaatgtatatataacgcttattaccactaaactttatttaagttcaaattttgCCAGTTTCACGTTTACagtcttgagttatgtccctttataatgttatatgctaaagggggcatcatctgtgtccctatgGAGAatggacacatttcccatttattttttataaagctcTGTTTCACTGAACACATACCCCTCCATAGACATGTaatatgttgttttatttgtttctggTACATAACTGTACAATATGTAATTGGCTTTTACCAGTGTCTTTTTGCATCCTCATGACCTCACATGATGATCTTTAGAAGAAATTTCCTGTTGGTTTTTCTaatacacaagaaaaaaaaatatctagatACTTTTTCCCCAACTTTTAATGGTATATGAATAATTTAAACCTCACACAAGAATGGAACTTAACACACaaatatgattttgccatttgattcctTCAttggaaaaaaaagatatacattgtatttttgtaatttatccAAGTCTACATTACTCCAgcaaataaaatgcaaaaaaaaaataaaactctaTGACATGGTTACAAGAGTCTACAATGCATACAATGAAAGGTTATAATAACACAATTATTCTAGTTGAGCTTTACAAAGATTTGGAATGTAATGGTACTTACTGGTACTATAACAGACCTAAAAATATTGACCTATATTAGGAACATATCTGTAGTTATTTCTACATGAAGTACAAATCATTAATACATAACTAAATGTGTTCTTACTTTTACTAACACAATCTTATTATGAAAGAAGTTTATATGTGCTACCTATCTactctaaatttacagtatagaGTAAGGGGACACCACATTTAAACTAATAACAAAGTAAGATTGTGCAAGtaataacaataaaaagataTAGGAAATTCAGctaaaaatatttcattgaaaatatCTTACTAAATATAAACTGTTAATGATGTAAGGTAGTCCTCAGTGCCCCAAGCACCTTGAACTGGTATATATAAGATGTAAATCCCTATAGCAAATCCTTTACCAAATAACTACAAACTGACCAATTCACAACTCAAAGAGAATAAGGATTAAATTGACTTGTAGAATGGattgttcttaaaaaaatatttccaaaaaagttttatgaaattAACTAGCTATTGAAAATTTGTTGGCGCCttaaaaaaatctctgaaactaagattcaaaaacattttttcccAATTTTCTGAGAGTTACCATGATAAAACTTTACGGCACTGATGTGGCAacttgaaacaaaaaaatattcttttcaattCATGGTTTCTATTTAggtttataattacatgtatatgtacttaACCTGCTCTATTTTCTGGTAATGTTGAGTGAAATCAAATTCACaaattaatttacaaaatgaaCACAGTTCAAACGAAACTATAAGCATTCATGGCAATTGCAAGTTCCTTGTTCAGCGaaataatcagaaataaaaaaagacacatttttaaatatcttataCTTTATCTACTGCGAACTATATTTCAAAAAGctaaaagaaaatttgtttaaaaatcacaaacatctaatatatcacagtttattttaaaaatataatctatttaaatttaatttcctCGTAAATAACAATGTTCTGCAAAAAAGACGATGCGATTCAATAAAAAAGTAAGAATACGTGTCTATAGGAAATGCTCCCCTCAcattttaacatttcttttttcaGTGAACCCTGAAATTAGGGTCAAGTGTAAATCATCACATCATTTAAAATGTTAACAAtacaataaacatacatgtattacccAGAACATGTACTTAAGTTTTCAGATAAGGTGAGCACAACTTAATGTTCAACTACCTGAACCAAAAATTTaaaacctgaagtgggacagactaATGGACAAATGGACGGACGGAAGGATGCACAGACAGGAAAACATAGGCTGAGCATATTAAAAACTGAAAACACATgtctgtatttttttcaatcaaatatggttaaaaatgtcatatgcaTAATTTGAAGGCATATTACctcaatatatataacaaataaccAGAAAAATGCAAGCTGTTACATATCATTTATAAACAGTGAAACCGAGGAACAACTTGTCCCATTTTACAAAATTAAGCTTCACCTATGGGTGTCTAAAatgctttattttatacaccTGATGCAAGCTttatgcaatgtttttttttattgtttagcaatactattgatttttttcatttgttttaaagaaCAACAAAATCAGATAAGGACGAGAGGTCACATTCTGAACTGGTTGAAATGGCAGCCAAGAAGCATCATGTTAAATACTAAAATGAAGCAGTACTtttaaaccaacaaaaaaaattgaaaattagtgttttaatgttttgaataaagTAAAAGAGGGCTGAATAATGCATTTTGAATACTTTGTTTCTGACATATTTAGTTTTAGATGGATCTTGCATTAAAAGTAATATAACTCCACATTCAAAATCTCTTGACACTAATGTTGTTGCAATTCAAAATCAATGTTACACAAATGGTTTGATATTAACTGTTTCCAATGTTGTTAATTACAACATTCTAGTATAGGCTTTAAAAATATTACTCAGAATGCATAAATTTCTGAAACTGAATTTAAAATATATCTGACCAAGTGCTAAACAGCCATGATCTTTCAATCTGTTTtccaaaataaatgtacaaagaGTAAGAGATGAAACTTGTGCAAAGTAATCAACTTAAAAGCTAAGAAAACAATAGCCTTCATACaatatgtttatttgatatgaattaataataataaGTATCTAATAGGTagatataacattataatttaattttggatgtaacgcttcttctgattggctgatgtcgttttgtttatcatatcatagacacaattttgtcatgtgaccatgacgtcatcaacgttttttcttgatttacgccgatttaaaatggaatttagaattaaattataagtatttgttctgtctattcgaaataacataaaaaatgtggtgcacactgttaaataacccgctgtgcgctttattcagtgtgcaccacattttttatgttatttcttcaaagacagaaaaaatataacagtcattccttaaataaatatataactacCAGTAATATGTTTGGTCATATTTTAATTTCACATGCAAAATGTAAGCTACTACACTTAATCACATAGCACACTATAGGATAGCACCAAAGCcaacaaaatagttttaaagcttTACACCAGTCTTGAAAAATACCTATCACCAACTTAAGTAAACAAAAGTTTCATGACAAAAGGATTtgttgtacaaaaaataaacatcttATGATTGAAAAAAGTTGACAATACCAATGGTCAAGTACACGATGAAAACACAAACCTTAGCAgaaaatgtattattttctaaaattgtatTCATATCAAACTCTGAagcatcaacatgatcaataaacaaataaatataataagtaTAAGCATAATTTATGGAAAACAAGATTTTCCAAGTTTTTATAACTTCTAtaacaaataatatattaaaCAGTGAAAAAGTATTCCCAAAagagatttaaagaaaaaataaattaaaaaaatatattttttagtttaaaaaaaataatgatggaATGATAATTATATGTTATATGCTGAGTAGATTTATAGACACTatagaaattatgaaaaaaatggataaaaaagaaatataatactgTTTAAACCAAAGTGTTATTGATGTAAAACACTGTACTGTTATCATCAGAAATTCACTTTTTCATAAATATTCTTGAACAAAAATAGTTTCCACTTTTTTCCCAAAAGTTTTCTATACCCTGATTTATAATCACATTTGGGTTCTGCATAAAATACAGGTCATGGTATTGATCCTAGGCCAGTAATAAATGCTGgcagttttattttttacaaccctttttttttaagtcttgATTTTACTTATTCAAATGACTAGAAAAAGCTAGAAAAAATTACCTTATACCCGTTAGTCATTACAttatcaaccagatgctccgcagggcgtagctttatacgaccgcagaggttgaaccctgaacggttggggcaagtatggacacaacattcaagctggattcagctctaaatttggattgtgattaaatagttgacacagcataggtttctgacacagaatgaatgtgttctaatgaacttaaaatttttgttttctcttagagcaattcactatgctgttgaatattaatcctctcaaaaaaatgtttgaagaaattttcttttttatttatgaaatttcaaatgagaaaaattgaacccaatttttttaatcacatccccctttcccttattccaaaactaatctcaattaaaatttctaatggagtttgcaacaataactactcatt includes:
- the LOC143068161 gene encoding uncharacterized protein LOC143068161 is translated as MKRYRYTASQRTGWKRYLPLMYAFTAWNFFGYIAWHKMMKKTKEEHPEYDSLSHTQKALLVYGYADSNAKTTKITLGRGMKVEEMTGKDLFDKYSKKGEQEEKSVENVIEADE